From a single Alloactinosynnema sp. L-07 genomic region:
- a CDS encoding endonuclease/exonuclease/phosphatase family protein produces MTLRLDEVLHEPEPPKPRRRWVTVAVGFFVLVLLGMTVLRLGGIDRNRYTTAILALTPYLAAFGLVITFLALALRRRLLAFTALLMAVALAFMLVPRYLADGESLPTGQRLRVMSANLLIGGADTTTLMRLIRDARVDVLTLQEVTPQALTALDLAGIRELLPHRVGNALPGASGSVILAKVPLRQIILIEGTLFDQPAAVLDLSGQTDVEIMSVHVCPPVENADDRARWESDLRKLPSPDSKGRPRILSGDFNATLDHREFSAVLDRGYSDSAELIGEGMRPTWSQFPYGPPVTIDHVLIDRRLGAAEVKVYDLPGSDHNALLAEIAIPRSL; encoded by the coding sequence GTGACGTTGCGACTCGACGAGGTACTCCACGAACCGGAACCCCCCAAACCCCGGCGTCGCTGGGTGACCGTGGCGGTGGGCTTCTTCGTGCTCGTCCTGTTGGGAATGACGGTCCTGCGACTCGGCGGGATCGACCGCAACCGGTACACCACGGCGATCCTCGCGCTGACCCCGTACCTGGCGGCCTTCGGCTTGGTCATCACCTTCCTGGCCCTGGCCCTGCGCAGGCGACTGTTGGCCTTCACGGCTCTGCTGATGGCCGTCGCCCTGGCCTTCATGCTCGTCCCGCGCTACCTGGCCGACGGCGAATCCCTGCCCACCGGACAGCGACTCCGCGTCATGTCCGCCAACCTCCTCATCGGCGGCGCCGACACCACCACCCTGATGCGATTGATCCGCGACGCCCGCGTCGACGTGCTGACCCTGCAGGAGGTGACCCCGCAAGCCTTGACCGCTTTGGACTTGGCTGGAATCCGCGAACTCCTCCCACACCGGGTCGGCAACGCTCTGCCGGGCGCCTCGGGGAGCGTGATCCTGGCCAAGGTCCCGCTTCGCCAGATCATCTTGATCGAGGGAACCCTGTTCGACCAGCCCGCCGCCGTGCTGGACCTGTCCGGCCAGACCGACGTCGAGATCATGTCGGTGCACGTGTGTCCACCGGTGGAGAACGCAGACGACCGCGCCCGCTGGGAGTCCGACCTGCGGAAGCTGCCGTCGCCGGACTCCAAAGGCAGGCCACGAATCCTGTCGGGGGACTTCAACGCCACATTGGACCATCGCGAGTTCAGCGCGGTACTGGACCGTGGCTACTCCGACAGCGCCGAGCTGATCGGGGAAGGCATGCGCCCAACATGGTCGCAGTTCCCTTATGGACCCCCGGTGACAATCGACCACGTACTGATCGACCGCAGACTGGGAGCCGCCGAGGTAAAGGTCTACGACCTCCCAGGCAGCGACCACAACGCACTACTGGCAGAGATCGCCATCCCAAGATCGCTTTGA
- a CDS encoding Sir2 family NAD-dependent protein deacetylase, whose product MRAALDQAADLVGEADAVLVCAGAGMGVDSGLPDFRGDEGFWRAYPPYERLGLSFVEIADPVHFGSDPELAWGFYGHRLRLYRSTVPHVGFDILRRWGARAFTSNVDGQFQKAGFASVAEVHGSIHHLQCLLPCRSAIWDAQMDIEIDPETMRATGPLPECPSCGALARPNILMFGDYTWVPDRSQRDLDALATWRRAQLGRKLVVIEIGAGNAIPTVRRHAELASAATGALIRINPREPEVRHGRGVSLPMGAVEALSEIDARLH is encoded by the coding sequence GTGAGGGCGGCGCTCGACCAGGCGGCTGATTTAGTCGGCGAGGCTGACGCCGTGCTGGTGTGCGCGGGCGCGGGGATGGGCGTGGACTCCGGTTTGCCCGACTTCCGTGGGGACGAGGGCTTCTGGCGGGCCTACCCGCCGTATGAGCGGCTGGGTCTGAGCTTCGTGGAGATCGCCGACCCGGTGCATTTCGGGAGTGATCCTGAGCTGGCTTGGGGCTTCTACGGGCATCGGCTGCGTCTGTACCGGTCGACGGTGCCGCATGTGGGGTTCGACATTTTGCGGCGGTGGGGCGCTCGGGCGTTTACGTCCAATGTGGATGGACAGTTCCAGAAGGCGGGGTTCGCGTCGGTCGCTGAGGTGCATGGGTCTATCCACCACTTGCAGTGCCTGCTGCCGTGCCGGTCCGCGATCTGGGATGCGCAGATGGACATCGAGATCGACCCGGAGACCATGCGTGCCACCGGCCCCTTACCGGAGTGTCCGTCGTGTGGTGCGCTGGCTCGGCCGAATATCTTGATGTTCGGGGATTACACGTGGGTGCCTGATCGGAGTCAGCGTGATCTGGACGCTCTCGCCACCTGGCGCCGGGCGCAACTCGGCAGAAAGCTTGTAGTCATCGAGATTGGAGCGGGCAACGCCATCCCCACTGTCCGTCGTCACGCTGAGCTTGCGAGTGCGGCTACTGGTGCGTTGATTCGGATCAATCCTCGTGAGCCGGAGGTTCGGCATGGGCGGGGTGTCTCGCTGCCGATGGGTGCGGTTGAGGCGTTGTCGGAGATCGACGCGCGGCTTCACTAG
- a CDS encoding antibiotic biosynthesis monooxygenase — MAVVKINAIEVPEGAGEELEKRFAARLGAVEGEPGFLGFELLRPTAGETRYFVYTRWETEADFQAWATGSAREAHAGQRAKPVATGSSLLEFEVVQSAGPRAAE, encoded by the coding sequence ATGGCCGTGGTGAAGATCAACGCGATTGAGGTCCCGGAAGGCGCGGGCGAGGAACTGGAGAAGCGCTTCGCCGCGCGGCTGGGTGCTGTCGAGGGTGAGCCCGGGTTCCTCGGGTTCGAACTGCTGCGCCCGACCGCCGGGGAGACCCGCTACTTCGTCTACACCCGCTGGGAAACCGAAGCGGACTTCCAGGCCTGGGCCACCGGCTCGGCCCGCGAGGCCCACGCCGGTCAGCGCGCGAAGCCGGTGGCGACCGGGTCGAGCCTGCTGGAGTTCGAGGTGGTGCAGAGCGCGGGTCCGCGCGCGGCCGAGTGA
- a CDS encoding M1 family metallopeptidase, with protein sequence MYRVVRVSCVLLTAVAFTACGTPAPDPVAPPTARTTVAPGPASADGIGDPYYPKDGNGGYDVENYAVSVSYDPPAKQLTGDTVVTATATSALTTFNLDLIGFDVTSVEVDGKPAEAAREGKHELVITPATPIAAGAKFATRVRYAGVPEPSEDKGLGAGGWQIAKSGGAFAAGEPHVASHWFPVNDHPSDKATFRLAARVPDGWSVVSNGREEPAVAEGGWTTYNWVEPTRIATYLTTIGIDKWTFERSTLADGTPVVNAYAPGTEDKKAVQARMPEVLDFLSTKFGPYPQSAAGGIYLNENIGFSLETQGRPIYAKWAELEVVVHELAHQWFGDTVSVKTWADICLNECFASYAQWLWAEAKEGVNLDERYRTEVARNQDRSRFWNRKLYDMGAGNEFTAVYDKGQLALHALRRQIGEDAFGKVLKDWIAAHKDGNASWPDFEDLATNVSGQNLRPFFDAWFRDAKQPADEFLYPGTLR encoded by the coding sequence ATGTACCGGGTCGTGCGCGTGTCATGCGTCCTGCTGACCGCGGTGGCGTTCACCGCGTGCGGCACCCCCGCGCCCGACCCCGTCGCACCGCCGACCGCCCGCACAACGGTGGCGCCCGGCCCCGCGTCGGCCGACGGCATCGGCGACCCGTACTACCCGAAGGACGGCAACGGCGGCTACGACGTGGAGAACTACGCCGTGTCGGTCAGCTACGACCCACCCGCCAAGCAGCTCACCGGCGACACGGTGGTCACCGCCACCGCGACCAGCGCGCTGACCACGTTCAACCTCGACCTGATCGGCTTCGACGTGACCTCCGTCGAGGTCGACGGCAAGCCGGCCGAGGCCGCCCGCGAGGGCAAGCACGAATTGGTGATCACCCCGGCCACGCCGATCGCGGCGGGCGCCAAGTTCGCCACCAGGGTCCGCTACGCGGGGGTGCCGGAGCCCAGCGAGGACAAGGGCCTCGGCGCGGGCGGCTGGCAGATCGCCAAGTCCGGCGGCGCGTTCGCCGCGGGCGAGCCGCACGTGGCCAGCCACTGGTTCCCGGTGAACGACCACCCCAGCGACAAGGCCACGTTCCGGCTGGCCGCGCGCGTGCCCGACGGCTGGAGCGTGGTCTCCAACGGCCGCGAGGAGCCAGCGGTGGCCGAGGGCGGCTGGACGACGTACAACTGGGTCGAGCCGACCCGGATCGCGACGTACCTGACCACCATCGGCATCGACAAGTGGACCTTCGAGCGCTCGACGCTGGCCGACGGCACCCCAGTGGTCAACGCTTACGCGCCGGGGACCGAGGACAAGAAGGCGGTCCAGGCCCGGATGCCCGAGGTCTTGGACTTCCTCAGCACCAAGTTCGGCCCCTACCCGCAGAGCGCGGCGGGCGGCATCTACCTCAACGAGAACATCGGCTTCTCCCTGGAGACCCAGGGCAGGCCGATCTACGCCAAGTGGGCCGAGTTGGAGGTCGTCGTCCACGAACTGGCCCACCAGTGGTTCGGCGACACGGTGTCGGTCAAGACCTGGGCCGACATCTGCCTCAACGAATGCTTCGCCTCCTACGCGCAGTGGCTTTGGGCGGAGGCCAAGGAGGGCGTCAACCTCGATGAGCGCTATCGCACCGAGGTCGCGCGCAACCAGGACCGGTCGCGCTTCTGGAACCGCAAGCTCTACGACATGGGCGCGGGCAACGAGTTCACCGCCGTCTACGACAAGGGCCAGCTCGCCCTGCACGCCCTGCGCCGCCAGATCGGCGAGGACGCCTTCGGCAAGGTCCTCAAGGACTGGATCGCCGCCCACAAGGACGGCAACGCCAGTTGGCCGGACTTCGAGGACCTGGCGACGAACGTGTCCGGCCAGAACCTCCGCCCCTTCTTCGACGCCTGGTTCCGCGACGCGAAACAGCCCGCGGACGAGTTCCTCTATCCCGGCACACTGCGCTGA
- a CDS encoding alpha/beta fold hydrolase — MRVEFGGEGQPILLLHGLMGRASTWWPVADWLTAYGRVVGLDARSHGRNLHRGGRWRTPDFVADIAEILSELGPTVLIGHSMGGLHAVVAAAEHPDLVRAVVAEDMAVDLRGRTADGWRALFDAWPTPFPSLRHVRDFFGVLGPYFAECVREGDRGYELLSDIDDLFEIASEWGTQDYWDSVDKVQCPLLSIEAGYSIMPPGQQAEIAQRAGGRHLVVPGAGHVVHVDAPQVYRGAVEAFLSDVLGR; from the coding sequence ATGCGGGTCGAGTTCGGCGGCGAGGGACAGCCCATCCTGCTGCTGCACGGTCTGATGGGCCGGGCGAGCACCTGGTGGCCGGTCGCGGACTGGCTCACCGCCTACGGCCGCGTCGTCGGCCTCGACGCGCGGTCCCACGGCCGCAACCTGCACCGCGGCGGCCGGTGGCGCACGCCGGACTTCGTCGCCGACATCGCCGAGATCCTTTCCGAACTCGGCCCGACCGTGCTCATCGGACACTCGATGGGCGGGCTGCACGCGGTGGTCGCCGCCGCCGAACACCCCGACCTGGTGCGCGCGGTGGTGGCCGAGGACATGGCCGTCGACCTGCGCGGACGCACCGCCGACGGCTGGCGCGCGCTGTTCGACGCGTGGCCGACGCCGTTCCCGTCGCTGCGGCACGTGCGGGACTTCTTCGGGGTGCTCGGCCCCTACTTCGCCGAGTGCGTGCGCGAGGGGGACCGCGGCTACGAGCTGCTCTCCGACATCGACGACCTGTTCGAGATCGCGAGCGAATGGGGCACTCAGGACTATTGGGACAGTGTCGACAAGGTCCAGTGCCCGCTGCTGTCGATCGAGGCCGGGTACTCGATCATGCCGCCCGGCCAGCAGGCCGAGATCGCCCAGCGCGCGGGCGGGCGGCACCTGGTGGTCCCCGGCGCGGGCCACGTGGTGCACGTCGACGCGCCCCAGGTCTACCGGGGCGCCGTCGAGGCGTTCCTGTCCGACGTCCTAGGCCGCTAG
- a CDS encoding 2'-5' RNA ligase family protein, translating into MAQGVVVLFDEQADAEIRALWARLDATGLPSARKFPPHLTLAMATDIPKKTRSALRADLGLLSIPSIWLAALSTFSASENVLMLAAVTDAELLAVHSAVHDVLAGKVRNPNAYYLPGSWMPHCTLVQGVSEAEVVTGFGTVFPVPAIRARARQVAVIDTATMEIDPIVACP; encoded by the coding sequence ATGGCTCAGGGTGTGGTGGTGTTGTTCGACGAGCAGGCCGACGCCGAGATCCGGGCGCTGTGGGCCCGGCTGGACGCCACGGGCCTGCCATCGGCGCGCAAGTTCCCGCCGCACCTGACCCTGGCGATGGCCACCGACATCCCGAAGAAGACCCGCTCGGCACTGCGGGCCGACCTCGGGCTGCTGTCCATCCCGAGCATCTGGCTGGCCGCCCTGTCGACCTTCTCGGCCAGCGAGAACGTGCTGATGCTCGCCGCCGTGACCGACGCCGAGCTGCTGGCGGTGCACTCGGCCGTCCACGACGTGCTCGCGGGCAAGGTCCGCAACCCGAACGCGTACTACCTGCCCGGGTCCTGGATGCCGCACTGCACGCTGGTCCAAGGCGTGTCCGAGGCCGAGGTCGTCACCGGGTTCGGCACGGTGTTCCCCGTCCCGGCGATCCGTGCCAGGGCCAGGCAGGTCGCGGTGATCGACACCGCGACCATGGAGATCGACCCGATAGTGGCGTGTCCATGA
- a CDS encoding peptidoglycan recognition family protein produces the protein MALTRRDLLRTGVTLGIAATALPAGTAAAADFTVWDTTSWGARLPAEPIALLDHPPTFIVVHHTATPNTTDFSRPHAFKLSRAIQNYHMDRRGWIDTGQQFTNSRGGHITEGRHGSLDAVRTGTKHVQGANVANRNSQVIGIENEGLYTAATMPDQQWAALVELVTFIAREYGIKPTQIRGHRDFSSTQCPGDVLYRRLPELRAKVGERLAEPVVEPDSWPLLRPGDTGARVLAAQHLLRDRGEDLPTDGVFGASTFAAMSRYAARAGVAGETCYGTDTEDESGLIGSAAWPSLVRRVDPADGSHAACAAQALGGRTMVESRDWRALLDG, from the coding sequence TTGGCCCTCACTCGCCGCGACTTGCTCCGCACCGGTGTCACCCTGGGCATCGCCGCCACGGCCCTGCCCGCGGGCACCGCCGCCGCCGCCGACTTCACCGTCTGGGACACCACGTCCTGGGGTGCCCGCCTGCCCGCCGAGCCGATCGCGCTGCTGGACCACCCGCCGACGTTCATCGTCGTGCACCACACCGCCACGCCGAACACCACCGACTTCTCCCGGCCGCACGCGTTCAAGCTGTCCAGGGCCATCCAGAACTACCACATGGACCGCCGGGGCTGGATCGACACGGGCCAGCAGTTCACCAACAGCCGCGGCGGCCACATCACCGAGGGCAGGCACGGCAGCCTCGACGCGGTCCGCACCGGGACCAAGCATGTCCAGGGCGCCAACGTCGCCAACCGCAACAGCCAGGTCATCGGCATCGAGAACGAGGGTCTCTACACCGCGGCCACGATGCCCGACCAGCAGTGGGCGGCGCTGGTGGAGCTGGTGACGTTCATCGCCCGCGAGTACGGCATCAAGCCCACCCAGATCCGCGGCCACCGCGACTTCTCCAGCACCCAGTGCCCCGGCGACGTGCTCTACCGCCGTCTCCCGGAGCTGCGCGCCAAGGTCGGCGAGCGGCTGGCCGAGCCGGTGGTCGAGCCCGACAGCTGGCCGCTGCTGCGCCCCGGCGACACCGGCGCCCGCGTGCTCGCCGCCCAGCACCTGCTGCGCGACCGAGGCGAGGACCTGCCCACCGACGGCGTCTTCGGCGCGTCCACCTTCGCCGCGATGAGCCGCTACGCCGCGCGCGCGGGCGTGGCAGGCGAGACCTGCTACGGGACCGACACCGAGGACGAGAGCGGCCTCATCGGGTCCGCGGCGTGGCCGTCGCTGGTCCGCCGGGTCGACCCCGCCGACGGCAGCCACGCCGCCTGCGCCGCCCAGGCCCTCGGCGGCCGGACCATGGTCGAGTCGCGCGACTGGCGGGCGTTGCTCGACGGATAA
- a CDS encoding A/G-specific adenine glycosylase gives MDVIAVVDWFDANARDLPWRKPATTGWGVLVSEIMLQQTPVARVEPIWQDWLARWPVPSALAAESQGEVVRAWGKLGYPRRALRLHAAAGVIAADHGDVVPADVDTLLALPGIGAYTARAVAAFAYGRRAPVVDTNVRRVVARAVHGAGEAGPPSTTRDLADVDALLPAADAEAARVSAALMELGALVCTARSPRCVDCPVLSTCAWQRAGRPAYTGPSKAPQRFAGTDRQVRGLLLDVLRGSAEPAAKSRLDQVWPDPGQRDRCLDSLLVDGLVEQTTDGLFALPGEH, from the coding sequence ATGGACGTCATAGCCGTAGTCGACTGGTTCGACGCCAACGCCCGCGACCTGCCATGGCGGAAGCCCGCGACGACCGGCTGGGGTGTGCTGGTCAGCGAGATCATGCTGCAGCAGACCCCGGTCGCCAGGGTCGAGCCGATCTGGCAGGACTGGCTGGCCCGCTGGCCCGTGCCCTCCGCCCTGGCCGCCGAGAGCCAGGGCGAGGTCGTGCGGGCCTGGGGCAAGCTCGGCTACCCGCGCCGGGCGCTGCGGCTGCACGCCGCGGCGGGGGTGATCGCCGCCGACCACGGCGACGTCGTCCCCGCCGACGTCGACACGCTGCTCGCGCTGCCCGGCATCGGCGCCTACACCGCGCGGGCGGTGGCCGCGTTCGCCTACGGCAGGCGCGCGCCGGTGGTCGACACCAACGTCCGCCGGGTGGTCGCGCGGGCTGTCCATGGCGCAGGTGAGGCCGGTCCGCCGTCCACGACGCGCGACCTCGCCGACGTCGACGCGCTGCTGCCCGCTGCCGACGCCGAGGCCGCGCGGGTGTCGGCGGCGCTCATGGAACTGGGCGCTTTGGTGTGCACGGCGCGTTCACCCCGCTGTGTGGACTGTCCGGTGCTGTCCACGTGCGCATGGCAGCGCGCCGGGCGGCCCGCCTACACCGGTCCTTCCAAAGCGCCCCAACGGTTCGCGGGCACCGACCGGCAGGTCCGGGGGTTGCTTTTGGACGTTCTGCGCGGGTCGGCCGAGCCCGCCGCCAAGTCGCGCCTCGACCAGGTTTGGCCTGACCCTGGACAGCGCGACCGGTGCCTGGACTCGCTGTTGGTCGACGGCCTGGTCGAGCAGACGACCGACGGACTGTTCGCGCTGCCCGGCGAACACTGA
- a CDS encoding carbonic anhydrase, giving the protein MAATDDLLQRHLDGPDHGAPNILTPMPSLHLAVVTCMDARIKVFDVFGLKHGEVHILRNAGGVVTDDVIRSLAISQRRLKTTEVIVMQHTLCGLATITEDDFKDELERDTGLRPPWAVEAFREVKDSVRQSMERVRRSPFLLHNEVRGFVYDVNTALLTEVD; this is encoded by the coding sequence ATGGCCGCCACTGACGACCTGCTCCAGCGCCACCTCGACGGACCCGACCACGGTGCTCCGAACATCCTGACGCCGATGCCGAGCCTGCATCTGGCCGTGGTGACCTGCATGGACGCCCGCATCAAGGTGTTCGACGTCTTCGGTCTCAAGCACGGCGAGGTGCACATCCTGCGCAACGCGGGCGGCGTGGTCACCGACGACGTGATCCGCTCCCTGGCGATCAGCCAGCGGCGCCTCAAGACCACCGAGGTGATCGTCATGCAGCACACCCTGTGCGGCCTGGCGACGATCACCGAGGACGACTTCAAGGACGAACTCGAACGCGACACCGGCCTGCGCCCGCCGTGGGCCGTGGAGGCCTTCCGCGAGGTCAAGGACAGCGTCCGGCAGTCGATGGAGCGGGTGCGGCGCAGCCCGTTCCTGCTGCACAACGAGGTGCGCGGCTTCGTCTACGACGTGAACACCGCTCTGCTTACCGAAGTCGACTAA
- a CDS encoding LacI family DNA-binding transcriptional regulator: protein MARSMHVRRPATLASLAAELGVSRTTVSNAYNRPDQLSPELRRRVLETARRLGYPGPDPVARSLRTRKAGAVGLLLTENLSYAFRDPAALGFLEGLALACEGAGQGLHLVPVNPEREDVAAVHRAGVDGFVVYSVPDDDPHLAAVLSRPVPTVVADQPTVEGVDRVGIDDRGAIMRLANELITLGHRRVGVICMRLARDRNDGFAAIQRQQEAHFHVQRTRLAGLSEAFTRVGVDWARIPVVERFDHTTASGASAAAQVLDADRDVTALICTSDILALGAMTEAKRRGLRVPQDLTITGFDGITEAERVGLTTVRQPVLEKGKAAGKLLLASPDPTRPREITLDTELIIGQTSAPPRTIEERWFGP from the coding sequence ATGGCCCGGTCTATGCATGTGCGACGACCTGCGACGCTGGCATCGCTGGCGGCGGAACTCGGGGTGTCCCGCACCACGGTGTCCAACGCCTACAACCGCCCTGACCAGCTCTCACCCGAGCTGCGCAGGCGGGTGTTGGAGACCGCCCGGCGGCTGGGCTACCCCGGTCCCGACCCGGTCGCGCGGTCGCTGCGCACCCGCAAGGCGGGCGCGGTCGGCCTGCTGCTCACCGAGAATCTCTCCTACGCCTTCCGTGACCCGGCGGCCCTGGGCTTCCTCGAAGGACTGGCATTGGCCTGCGAGGGCGCGGGCCAGGGCCTGCACCTGGTGCCGGTCAACCCCGAACGCGAGGATGTCGCCGCGGTCCACCGGGCCGGTGTGGACGGCTTCGTCGTCTACTCGGTACCCGACGACGACCCCCACCTGGCCGCGGTCCTGTCGCGACCGGTCCCGACCGTGGTCGCCGACCAGCCCACCGTCGAGGGAGTCGACCGCGTCGGCATCGACGACCGCGGCGCGATCATGCGGCTGGCCAACGAGCTGATCACCTTGGGCCACCGCCGCGTCGGTGTGATCTGCATGCGCCTTGCCCGCGACCGCAACGACGGCTTCGCCGCGATCCAGCGTCAGCAGGAAGCCCACTTCCACGTCCAGCGCACCCGACTGGCTGGCCTCTCCGAGGCCTTCACCAGAGTCGGCGTCGACTGGGCCAGGATCCCCGTCGTCGAGCGGTTCGACCACACGACGGCGAGCGGGGCGTCGGCGGCGGCCCAGGTGCTCGACGCGGATCGCGACGTGACGGCGTTGATCTGCACGTCGGACATCCTGGCCCTGGGTGCGATGACGGAGGCCAAACGGCGTGGGCTGCGGGTGCCTCAGGACTTGACGATCACCGGGTTCGACGGCATCACCGAGGCCGAGCGGGTCGGTCTGACGACTGTGCGCCAGCCGGTGCTGGAGAAGGGGAAGGCCGCGGGCAAGCTGCTGCTCGCCAGTCCCGACCCGACTCGGCCGCGGGAGATCACGCTGGACACCGAGCTGATCATCGGGCAGACGTCGGCGCCGCCTAGGACGATCGAGGAGCGCTGGTTCGGCCCGTAG
- a CDS encoding metal ABC transporter solute-binding protein, Zn/Mn family translates to MTIRPSRSVAAGVAVLTLLGVTACGEPSTVASEQGKTVVVTSTVVWGSVVRAIGGERVAVRSIISDPAGDPHGYEAKPADSAAFQGAKLAVSNGGGYDDFFAGLANTAGGDLRKIVAVDSNEKIAADGSGRDHANEHVWYDFHTVEVVAGHIADELSAVDPANKAEFAANAEAFGKKIEELAAKAEAIGKARPGVKIVASEPVAGLLLEHAGLTDATPEEFAEAIEEETDPPAAAVAATEALVTEKQVAALIYNEQAETPVTKSIKDKAVAAGIPVVTVTETLPPGVTSYLDWMTKQVESLSGALAVA, encoded by the coding sequence ATGACCATCCGTCCATCACGTTCCGTCGCGGCGGGCGTCGCGGTCCTGACCCTGCTCGGCGTGACCGCGTGCGGCGAGCCGTCGACGGTGGCCTCGGAGCAAGGCAAGACAGTCGTGGTCACCTCGACGGTCGTGTGGGGCAGCGTCGTGCGGGCGATCGGCGGTGAGCGGGTCGCGGTGCGGTCGATCATCAGTGATCCGGCGGGCGACCCACACGGCTATGAGGCCAAGCCTGCCGATTCGGCGGCCTTCCAGGGCGCCAAGCTCGCGGTGTCCAACGGTGGCGGCTACGACGACTTCTTCGCCGGGCTCGCCAACACCGCGGGCGGCGACCTGCGCAAGATCGTCGCGGTCGACTCGAATGAGAAAATCGCGGCGGACGGCTCCGGGCGCGACCACGCCAACGAGCATGTCTGGTACGACTTCCACACCGTCGAGGTGGTCGCGGGCCATATCGCCGACGAGCTCTCGGCCGTCGACCCGGCCAACAAGGCCGAGTTCGCGGCCAACGCAGAGGCCTTCGGCAAGAAGATCGAGGAGTTGGCGGCCAAGGCCGAGGCGATCGGCAAGGCGAGGCCGGGCGTGAAGATCGTGGCCAGCGAGCCCGTCGCGGGCCTGCTTCTCGAACACGCCGGGTTGACCGACGCCACGCCGGAGGAATTCGCGGAGGCCATCGAGGAGGAGACCGACCCGCCCGCCGCCGCCGTCGCCGCGACCGAGGCGCTGGTCACCGAGAAGCAGGTGGCGGCGCTGATCTACAACGAGCAAGCCGAGACCCCGGTGACCAAGTCCATCAAGGACAAGGCCGTCGCCGCGGGCATCCCGGTGGTGACCGTGACCGAGACGCTGCCACCCGGTGTGACCAGCTACCTTGACTGGATGACCAAGCAGGTCGAATCGCTCTCGGGAGCCTTGGCGGTGGCATGA
- a CDS encoding metal ABC transporter ATP-binding protein, with the protein MTVDRGSRTEATPTADVAAPAISLRGARLSYGDRRLWDGLDLDVRPGEFIAVLGPNGSGKTSLLRVLLGLQELSAGTVTVAGAAPGKGNSHIGYIPQQRALEPSLALRGRDLVGLGFDGHRWGMGIAGRRARAARVDEVLAEVGATGFADRSVGLLSGGEQQRLRVAQALVNDPRVLLCDEPLLSLDLANQAAVSSLIDARRRAADTAVLFVTHEINPILPLVDRVLYLVDGRFRVGSPEEVMTSATLTALYGTTVEVVRVRGQIHVIGAHSDLCEDTPHHHGEH; encoded by the coding sequence ATGACGGTAGACCGAGGTTCGCGCACGGAAGCGACGCCCACAGCCGACGTCGCGGCCCCGGCGATCTCCCTGCGCGGCGCGCGCCTGTCCTATGGGGACCGTCGGCTGTGGGACGGGCTTGACCTCGACGTGCGGCCCGGCGAGTTCATCGCCGTGCTCGGGCCCAACGGGTCGGGCAAGACCAGCCTGCTGCGGGTCCTGCTCGGCCTGCAGGAGCTCAGCGCGGGCACGGTCACCGTCGCGGGCGCGGCGCCCGGCAAGGGCAACAGCCACATCGGCTACATCCCGCAACAGCGCGCGCTCGAACCGAGCCTGGCGCTGCGCGGGCGCGACCTGGTCGGGCTCGGATTCGACGGCCACCGCTGGGGCATGGGCATCGCGGGCAGGCGCGCGCGGGCGGCCAGGGTCGATGAGGTCCTCGCCGAAGTCGGCGCGACCGGGTTCGCCGACCGGTCTGTCGGCCTGCTCTCCGGCGGTGAGCAACAGCGGCTGCGGGTGGCCCAAGCGCTGGTCAACGACCCGCGGGTGCTGCTGTGCGACGAGCCGCTGCTGTCGCTCGACCTGGCGAACCAGGCCGCGGTCAGCTCCCTGATCGACGCCCGCAGGCGCGCGGCGGACACCGCGGTCCTGTTCGTCACCCACGAGATCAACCCGATCCTCCCGCTGGTCGACCGCGTGCTCTACCTGGTCGACGGCCGCTTCCGGGTCGGCTCGCCCGAGGAGGTCATGACCTCGGCGACGCTCACCGCGCTGTACGGGACCACCGTCGAGGTCGTGCGCGTGCGCGGCCAGATCCACGTCATCGGGGCACACAGCGACCTGTGCGAGGACACCCCGCACCACCACGGAGAACACTGA